One Glycine soja cultivar W05 chromosome 2, ASM419377v2, whole genome shotgun sequence genomic region harbors:
- the LOC114370161 gene encoding probable mediator of RNA polymerase II transcription subunit 37c, with the protein MAKENQGFAIGIDLGTTYSCVAVWLEQHNRVEIIHNDQDAKRLIGRKHSDPTIQKVKMMWPFKIVAGVNDKPIIIVNYKGKEKHLWAEEVSSMILLKMKEIAEA; encoded by the exons ATGGCCAAAGAAAACCAGGGATTTGCCATAGGAATAGACCTTGGTACAACCTACTCGTGTGTTGCAGTGTGGCTGGAGCAACATAATAGAGTAGAAATAATCCACAACGACCAAG ATGCTAAGAGGCTAATTGGTAGGAAACATAGTGATCCCACTATTCAAAAGGTCAAAATGATGTGGCCATTCAAGATTGTTGCTGGTGTCAATGATAAaccaattattattgttaattacaaGGGTAAGGAGAAGCACCTTTGGGCTGAGGAAGTATCATCTATGATCCTCCTGAAGATGAAAGAGATTGCAGAGGCGTAG